Proteins from a genomic interval of Sporolactobacillus sp. Y61:
- a CDS encoding UTP--glucose-1-phosphate uridylyltransferase, producing MVRKAIIPAAGYGTRSLPITRVIPKEMFPIHHKPSIQYVVEEAVSAGIEQILMIVSRSKNMIIDYFDESLELEMYLQKANKLHLLSKVKRPDVQILYTRQPFAGGLGQAIRLGQHFIGNDPFAVLLPDDLVIGEGIKELIDVYQEEHGSVIGLKEVEEEQLKNYGVIDGDPIRNDLFSIKGVVEKPQENPPSRHAIIGRYVFTPEIMAALEKVQPDRGGEIQLTAGIQELLAAQPCYGKVISGQRFDVASEKDYIDLQLQMYRQHADHQGK from the coding sequence ATGGTCAGGAAAGCGATTATCCCTGCTGCCGGATATGGTACAAGAAGTCTTCCGATTACCAGGGTCATCCCTAAGGAAATGTTTCCGATTCATCACAAACCCTCTATTCAGTACGTCGTGGAAGAAGCCGTCTCTGCGGGCATCGAGCAGATTCTGATGATTGTTTCCCGTTCCAAGAATATGATCATAGATTATTTTGATGAGTCGCTTGAACTTGAGATGTATCTGCAAAAGGCGAACAAATTACACTTACTGTCTAAAGTGAAACGTCCTGACGTTCAGATTCTTTATACGCGTCAGCCGTTTGCCGGAGGGCTGGGGCAGGCGATCCGTCTGGGGCAGCATTTTATCGGGAATGATCCTTTTGCCGTCCTGCTCCCGGATGATCTGGTTATCGGCGAAGGAATCAAAGAGTTGATCGATGTTTATCAGGAAGAGCATGGCTCTGTTATCGGATTGAAAGAGGTTGAAGAAGAGCAGTTGAAAAATTATGGTGTGATTGACGGCGATCCGATTCGGAATGATCTTTTTTCTATTAAAGGGGTTGTGGAAAAACCTCAGGAGAATCCGCCGTCCCGCCATGCGATCATCGGCAGATATGTTTTTACTCCGGAGATTATGGCTGCATTGGAAAAGGTTCAGCCTGATCGTGGAGGAGAGATTCAGTTAACCGCCGGGATTCAGGAACTGCTGGCTGCACAGCCCTGCTATGGTAAGGTGATTTCGGGACAAAGATTTGATGTGGCCTCTGAAAAAGATTACATCGATTTACAGCTGCAGATGTACCGGCAGCATGCAGATCACCAGGGGAAATAA
- a CDS encoding glycosyltransferase family 4 protein encodes MKIAFICSDRGPCPPVKGGAIQLLISKIAPLIARSHDVTVFSITDPALPVHEKSGGVTWIRFDRSVFFPHVCESIRAGAFDLIQVYNRPGWLAELRQAAPDARLFLSLHNLIYDTLKMDRHLAAGCLQEADQVLTVSRFVAEDTVAKFPGLEEKTHVLYTGVDTNEYAPVWSEKGKEWRNQIRARYQIAGDERVLLFVGRLVSEKGCHLILEAMKELSETSGRVRLLIVGSKWYADDAPSGYIEKLKQAADELEERVVFTSYVPVEEIPKYFAASDIFICPSQWKEPLARVHYEAMAAGLPVVTTARGGNPELFLNDGAAKIIRRYKDPRAFAQVLNPLLADPDLADQMGRAGRSKVEEIYNFQRVADELETLYQTVTRQAEK; translated from the coding sequence ATGAAGATCGCCTTCATCTGTTCCGACCGGGGGCCGTGTCCACCGGTTAAAGGGGGAGCCATCCAGCTTCTGATTTCAAAGATTGCTCCGCTGATTGCCCGATCTCACGATGTGACCGTGTTTTCCATTACCGATCCGGCACTCCCTGTCCATGAAAAGTCCGGCGGAGTGACCTGGATCCGCTTTGACCGGTCTGTTTTTTTTCCGCACGTCTGTGAAAGCATCAGAGCTGGGGCATTCGATCTGATCCAGGTTTATAACCGTCCCGGGTGGCTCGCTGAACTTCGCCAGGCTGCGCCTGATGCCCGGCTTTTCCTGTCTCTGCATAATCTGATTTACGACACGCTGAAAATGGATCGTCACCTTGCGGCAGGCTGTTTGCAGGAAGCCGATCAGGTGCTGACTGTCAGCCGGTTTGTTGCTGAGGATACGGTCGCGAAATTCCCCGGACTTGAAGAAAAAACACATGTCCTTTATACAGGGGTGGATACAAACGAGTATGCACCTGTATGGTCTGAGAAAGGGAAGGAATGGCGGAACCAGATCCGGGCGCGTTATCAGATCGCCGGTGATGAACGGGTACTGCTCTTCGTCGGAAGACTGGTATCTGAGAAGGGCTGCCACCTGATTCTGGAAGCCATGAAGGAACTCTCTGAAACATCCGGCCGGGTCAGATTACTCATCGTCGGAAGTAAATGGTATGCGGACGATGCACCGAGCGGCTATATTGAGAAACTGAAACAGGCAGCCGATGAACTCGAGGAGCGAGTGGTCTTCACATCCTATGTTCCTGTTGAGGAAATTCCGAAATATTTTGCCGCATCAGATATCTTTATTTGTCCCTCCCAGTGGAAGGAACCGCTCGCACGCGTACACTATGAAGCGATGGCTGCCGGCCTGCCCGTCGTCACCACCGCACGCGGGGGAAATCCGGAATTATTTCTGAACGATGGAGCTGCAAAGATCATCAGGCGTTATAAGGATCCCCGGGCCTTTGCGCAGGTGCTGAACCCGCTGCTGGCCGATCCGGATCTGGCCGATCAAATGGGCCGGGCCGGAAGATCAAAAGTGGAAGAAATCTATAATTTTCAGCGGGTCGCAGATGAACTGGAAACCTTGTATCAGACTGTAACGAGACAGGCTGAGAAATAA
- a CDS encoding glycosyltransferase has protein sequence MTEISVIIPTYNRGAFTVAAVKSVLAQSYSDYEIIVVDDGSTDDTRDLLKAFGDKIRYIYQENKGPSAARNAGIRLARGNYIALCDSDDRFLPDKLEKQMAFIHEHPECRFLYSWYYNVNEKGKRTKLRKPLTCKSREHLQYCLFSRKFTIRTSTLLVHKACFDKAGLFNEDYWYSQDWDMWLRLAEYYRGYCLEEPLCEYWLHGENRSSLSIRIHHPEIRDHTLALYGWDDKRLIELDKKYGKKKSKGKAR, from the coding sequence ATGACTGAAATCAGTGTCATCATCCCAACTTATAACCGCGGAGCTTTTACTGTCGCGGCAGTGAAAAGCGTATTAGCCCAGTCTTACAGCGATTATGAGATTATTGTGGTAGATGACGGCTCAACAGACGATACCCGTGATCTGTTAAAAGCTTTTGGAGATAAAATTCGCTACATTTATCAGGAAAATAAAGGGCCTTCTGCTGCACGGAATGCCGGGATCCGTCTCGCCAGAGGCAACTATATCGCCCTCTGTGATTCCGACGACCGGTTCCTGCCGGATAAACTGGAAAAACAGATGGCCTTCATTCACGAACACCCTGAGTGCCGTTTTCTTTACAGCTGGTACTATAATGTCAATGAAAAAGGCAAAAGAACCAAGCTGCGTAAACCCCTTACCTGTAAAAGCCGGGAGCATCTGCAGTATTGCCTTTTTTCACGTAAATTTACCATCCGGACATCGACACTGCTGGTTCATAAAGCCTGCTTTGACAAAGCCGGACTGTTCAATGAAGACTACTGGTATTCCCAGGACTGGGATATGTGGCTGCGGCTTGCTGAGTATTACCGCGGTTACTGTCTTGAAGAACCTTTGTGTGAATACTGGCTTCACGGTGAGAACCGAAGCAGTCTGAGCATCCGGATCCACCATCCGGAAATACGGGATCATACCCTGGCATTATATGGCTGGGACGATAAGCGTCTGATCGAACTGGACAAAAAATACGGGAAGAAAAAAAGTAAGGGGAAAGCGCGATGA
- a CDS encoding glycosyltransferase, with protein MRKVAVIRNWFLPISETFIYSELIDLKTYTSLVCCKKEMNRRNFPFDPVFIYRTRDELKEILAREQVDLIHARFGVTGVELLDIRQELDIPVLTSFHGFDLPTNVRSMEKYDGRLEQLFSESDAFTATSNNMKKILVKYGCPKHKIHVHHSGINIEQFPFRHTPVPLDGSITILSVGRLVKKKGMKYLIEAFQKVHRQFPGTRLRIVGDGKLRTDLENLVKGLKLDHAVTFSGALSYEDIVREMQQAHLFALASTRTPDGNQEGIPNVLKEAMASGLPVVSTKHAGIPELVRSGESGILVPEKDPDALAESLIWLIRHPDRWRKMAKKGRKTVKRQFNAERQIDELERIYDSVLEKGNMQGKERTDD; from the coding sequence GTGCGCAAGGTAGCCGTCATACGGAACTGGTTCTTACCCATCAGCGAGACATTCATCTATTCAGAATTAATTGATCTGAAAACCTACACGTCGTTGGTCTGCTGCAAGAAAGAAATGAACCGAAGAAATTTCCCTTTTGATCCGGTTTTCATCTACAGGACGCGAGATGAATTAAAAGAGATCCTCGCAAGAGAACAGGTCGATCTGATTCACGCACGGTTCGGTGTAACGGGAGTCGAGCTGCTGGATATCCGGCAGGAACTGGACATCCCTGTACTGACTTCATTCCATGGTTTTGATCTGCCGACGAATGTCCGGTCGATGGAAAAATATGATGGACGTCTGGAGCAGCTGTTCTCCGAAAGCGATGCCTTCACGGCAACCTCAAATAACATGAAAAAGATTCTGGTGAAGTACGGGTGCCCCAAACATAAAATACACGTTCATCACAGTGGCATTAACATCGAACAATTTCCATTCCGGCATACCCCCGTCCCCTTAGATGGATCGATCACCATCCTTTCTGTCGGACGGCTTGTGAAAAAAAAGGGGATGAAGTACCTGATCGAAGCCTTCCAGAAGGTGCATCGTCAGTTCCCTGGCACCAGACTGCGCATTGTCGGCGATGGAAAGCTGCGTACCGATCTGGAAAATCTGGTCAAAGGACTCAAATTAGATCATGCCGTTACTTTTTCGGGGGCACTATCATATGAAGATATTGTCAGGGAAATGCAACAAGCCCACTTGTTTGCGCTGGCCAGCACCAGAACACCTGATGGAAATCAGGAAGGGATACCCAATGTATTAAAAGAAGCCATGGCATCCGGACTGCCTGTCGTCTCAACAAAGCATGCGGGCATTCCCGAACTGGTACGCAGCGGAGAATCCGGGATTCTTGTCCCTGAAAAAGACCCGGATGCGCTTGCCGAATCACTGATCTGGCTGATCCGTCACCCGGACCGGTGGCGTAAGATGGCAAAAAAAGGAAGAAAGACGGTAAAGCGGCAGTTCAATGCCGAGCGCCAGATCGACGAACTTGAACGCATTTATGATTCTGTTCTTGAAAAAGGGAACATGCAGGGAAAGGAGCGCACCGATGACTGA
- a CDS encoding TIM barrel protein, whose translation MPFIRLKCGLDSRQLADRLKYLPEIIELQLTEEDIQKPQELLDTLFQLKQAGIKVYLHQPVTCRQIRLDIMSRNPEITSYYQWSCRRLADLCRQADVLCVIHAHYSGSESSLLSGRSASRNMRTRIEKLVQKGGDCFLWENTTAGLFSFANPHVLSEIIEPLHLALCLDISHAFISLKGSNRRLKQVTEQVEKQVRYFHLVDSAGKRHDALPLGKGKIDWINLKPLLIHKDFIFEIGLKDNNDCRPMIESAQYFSSLPSA comes from the coding sequence ATGCCATTTATTCGTTTAAAATGCGGTCTGGATTCCCGGCAATTAGCCGACCGGCTGAAGTATCTGCCGGAGATCATTGAACTTCAGCTGACTGAAGAAGATATACAGAAGCCGCAGGAACTGCTGGATACCCTTTTTCAGTTAAAACAGGCGGGGATCAAAGTCTATTTACATCAGCCCGTGACCTGCAGGCAGATCAGGCTGGACATCATGAGCCGGAATCCGGAAATCACCAGCTATTATCAGTGGTCATGCAGGCGCCTTGCCGATTTGTGCCGGCAGGCAGACGTGTTATGCGTGATTCATGCGCACTATTCCGGATCCGAAAGTTCGCTTCTCAGCGGCCGTTCTGCGAGTCGAAACATGAGAACCCGTATTGAAAAGCTGGTTCAGAAGGGCGGTGACTGTTTTCTCTGGGAGAACACAACAGCCGGCCTTTTCTCTTTTGCCAACCCGCACGTCCTCTCCGAAATCATTGAGCCGCTGCATCTCGCCCTCTGCCTGGATATCAGTCATGCCTTCATTTCTTTAAAAGGGAGCAACCGCAGGCTGAAGCAAGTGACAGAACAAGTTGAGAAGCAGGTGCGTTACTTCCACCTTGTCGACAGTGCAGGCAAGCGACATGATGCCCTGCCACTGGGCAAGGGAAAAATTGACTGGATCAATCTGAAGCCTCTTTTGATACACAAAGATTTTATCTTTGAAATCGGCTTAAAAGACAACAATGACTGCCGGCCGATGATTGAAAGTGCACAGTATTTCAGCAGTTTACCTTCTGCCTGA